A part of Chloroflexota bacterium genomic DNA contains:
- a CDS encoding VOC family protein, producing the protein MELGVFSVSLAVQDIEKSRNFYQKLGFDVVGGDPDQKWLILRNRECTIGLFEGMFDKNILTFNPGWDYQAKDLDTFTDIRDLQVELKDAGLNLATEVEPESTGPANIMLLDPDGNPILIDQHR; encoded by the coding sequence ATGGAGCTAGGTGTTTTCTCGGTTAGTTTAGCTGTTCAAGATATTGAAAAATCCCGAAATTTCTACCAGAAGCTTGGGTTTGATGTGGTTGGCGGTGACCCGGATCAAAAATGGCTGATCTTGCGGAATAGGGAGTGTACGATTGGTTTGTTTGAGGGCATGTTTGATAAGAATATCCTGACTTTCAACCCTGGATGGGATTATCAGGCAAAAGACCTTGATACATTCACCGATATTCGTGACTTGCAAGTGGAGCTTAAAGACGCTGGACTGAATTTGGCAACAGAGGTCGAACCGGAGTCAACAGGCCCGGCGAATATCATGTTGCTTGACCCTGATGGCAACCCGATCTTGATTGACCAACATCGGTAG
- a CDS encoding DinB family protein — MDSISYLKKQLESMWSLQKSAVGSVTDEILMRLPTGTASPIGVIWLHMINSQDNFTGMLSPKTSLWQRGWAEKFDLAQAPDIGDDWTPYYETSLTVDLLTAYGEAVQQFTQETLEEIDEHSLDETVRMFTDQDPKADVWVLMIAHTLLHCGEIAILKGIFGEKGLPF; from the coding sequence ATGGACTCGATTAGCTATTTGAAGAAGCAGTTGGAAAGTATGTGGAGTCTCCAAAAATCTGCCGTAGGCAGCGTGACAGATGAGATTCTGATGCGGCTGCCAACTGGGACCGCTTCGCCAATTGGCGTGATCTGGCTGCACATGATCAATTCCCAGGATAATTTCACCGGGATGCTCTCCCCAAAAACGTCACTTTGGCAACGAGGCTGGGCTGAGAAATTTGACCTTGCGCAGGCACCCGATATTGGTGACGATTGGACGCCATATTATGAAACCTCCCTCACGGTTGATTTATTGACCGCCTATGGTGAGGCGGTTCAACAATTTACGCAGGAGACGCTTGAAGAGATTGATGAGCATTCACTGGATGAGACCGTTCGGATGTTCACTGACCAGGACCCCAAGGCGGATGTTTGGGTTTTGATGATTGCCCATACCCTCCTGCACTGCGGGGAGATTGCTATTTTGAAAGGCATTTTTGGCGAAAAGGGGCTGCCTTTCTAA
- a CDS encoding DUF1801 domain-containing protein — protein MNSQAKTIEAYLQDIPSDRREVLAQLDQLCRQVLHGYQPSMDYGMPCYRKPGGEIEVAFASQKNYISIYILKNEILDQYRDELSHLSLGKGCIRYRKPEQMDFSLVEKILIDTLQSTAGAC, from the coding sequence ATGAACAGCCAAGCCAAGACAATTGAAGCCTATTTGCAGGATATCCCATCTGACCGACGGGAAGTTTTGGCCCAGTTGGATCAGCTATGCAGACAGGTTCTACATGGTTATCAGCCCTCTATGGATTACGGAATGCCATGCTATCGAAAACCCGGCGGTGAGATTGAAGTGGCCTTTGCCAGCCAAAAGAACTATATCTCAATTTACATCTTAAAAAATGAAATACTGGATCAATATCGGGATGAGCTGAGTCATCTCTCTTTGGGGAAGGGCTGCATTCGTTATCGCAAACCGGAACAGATGGATTTTTCTTTGGTGGAAAAAATACTCATAGATACCCTACAGTCCACAGCCGGGGCGTGTTAA
- a CDS encoding PAS domain-containing protein, with amino-acid sequence MLPDIRVRQRDYLLEISRSLTEELDLDKLLGQILKYAIEMMAGHAGFIALTNAKGLWSLAVSNGLPEPIQHFLNRWLNKIPPMKDSDEVLIPEINNLLQQISMGNHTAVGLPLIANKEVIGLIYIFRNYRGMFSTNDRSLLSSFANQAAIAVRNARLYSEVSREKQRTDTMLDSAADGILILNPNHSIERSNAAFARMYGLSQAQLQEKDHGEIIQWKQPPHGITLDKAEAGGWPLSPQAHLYVEGDIVRPNGLQPLPVGITYAPLLSMDGTLINIIVTVRDITRFRQADELKSEFISIVSHELKTPVALIKGYVSTLRRKDVEWDSKIMDDSLEVIEEEADRLTGLIENLLEASRLQAGGMQLQKTDLSFYTMAIRLATRFQTQTDKHQIIVDIPESFPVVMVDEVRIEQVLTNLLSNAIKYSPNGEIHISGQNHPDQVIICVSDEGPGINPGDLPYIFDRFYRAPDTSRKTKGAGLGLYLARAIIEAHGGRMWADPKATAGARICFSLPKD; translated from the coding sequence ATGTTACCTGATATCCGCGTGCGTCAACGGGATTATCTGCTTGAGATCTCCCGTTCGCTGACTGAAGAGCTGGACCTGGACAAACTTTTAGGCCAGATCCTGAAATATGCGATTGAAATGATGGCTGGCCATGCCGGTTTTATTGCGTTAACCAATGCCAAAGGCCTCTGGTCATTGGCCGTCTCCAATGGGCTGCCTGAACCGATCCAGCATTTCCTCAATCGCTGGCTGAACAAGATCCCGCCGATGAAGGATTCGGACGAGGTCCTGATCCCGGAGATCAATAACCTGCTCCAGCAGATCAGCATGGGGAATCACACGGCTGTTGGCCTGCCTCTAATTGCCAATAAGGAAGTCATCGGACTGATCTACATCTTCCGGAACTATCGGGGGATGTTCTCAACCAATGACCGCTCCCTGCTTTCCAGCTTCGCCAACCAGGCCGCCATCGCCGTCAGGAATGCGCGACTCTATTCTGAGGTCAGCCGTGAAAAGCAACGCACAGATACCATGCTGGATTCCGCCGCTGACGGCATCCTGATCCTAAACCCTAACCATTCCATCGAGCGATCAAATGCCGCTTTTGCCCGAATGTACGGACTATCTCAAGCGCAGCTTCAGGAAAAGGACCATGGCGAAATCATCCAATGGAAACAGCCCCCTCATGGGATCACCCTGGACAAGGCGGAAGCCGGCGGCTGGCCGCTTTCACCCCAGGCCCATCTTTACGTTGAAGGCGATATCGTTCGTCCCAATGGATTGCAACCCCTGCCGGTCGGGATCACCTATGCCCCCCTGCTCTCAATGGACGGCACCCTGATCAATATCATCGTCACCGTGCGTGATATCACACGCTTCCGCCAGGCGGATGAACTCAAAAGTGAGTTCATATCCATCGTCAGCCATGAACTAAAGACCCCTGTGGCCCTGATCAAAGGTTATGTCAGCACCTTACGCCGCAAAGACGTAGAGTGGGATAGCAAGATCATGGATGACAGCCTTGAGGTGATCGAAGAAGAAGCGGACCGCCTGACCGGCCTGATCGAGAACCTGCTGGAAGCCTCCCGCTTGCAAGCAGGCGGAATGCAGCTGCAGAAAACTGATCTCTCGTTCTACACGATGGCTATCCGGCTGGCCACCCGGTTCCAGACCCAAACGGATAAACATCAGATCATCGTTGATATTCCTGAAAGCTTCCCGGTAGTGATGGTTGATGAGGTACGGATCGAACAAGTCCTCACGAACCTGCTGTCCAATGCGATTAAATACTCCCCCAATGGCGAGATCCATATAAGCGGCCAAAACCATCCCGATCAGGTGATCATCTGCGTCTCGGATGAAGGCCCCGGCATCAACCCCGGTGACCTGCCCTATATCTTCGACCGTTTCTATCGTGCCCCCGACACCAGCCGCAAGACCAAAGGCGCGGGTCTGGGGCTCTACCTGGCCCGGGCGATTATTGAAGCGCACGGCGGCCGCATGTGGGCAGACCCCAAAGCCACAGCCGGCGCACGGATCTGTTTCTCCCTGCCGAAAGATTAG